atcttatttacgtgttaaaatatttttcaactagttaaaaaataaaaatgaaaaactcaaGCTCATTaagaaatgatttttttttatatagtctAGAGCAACACATATCTGTTGCTCGTAGACTGCAAAAAATCACTTCTTAATGAGTGTCTTTCTCTTCTAGGTCTAAAAATACTGATGACTCATCATGCACTCATGGGAGTGTTCacatttttgtccaatcaaatgctttaTAGAATGAAAATGTCCCTATCGCTATGTCAGGCTTCTCTTACAATAGATCAATACGTAGTCTATCATTGATCTTAaataaagggttagctcacccaaatatgaactttctgtaattaattactcaccctcatgtcgttccacacccgtaagaccttcgtgagatcttcggaacacaaattaagatattttgatgaaatccaagaggtttttttatccttcattgaaagcaacgaaattaccacattcaatgttcagaaaagtagtaaaaaatgttgttaaaatagtcagcgtgactgcagtggttcaaccttaatgttatgaagcgacgagaatactttttgtgcacaaaaacaaaacaaaaataatgacttttgtaacgatgtctttagtacctttctggacattgaatgtactaatttcattgctttcaatggaggataaaaaaaaaaaaactctcagatttcatcaaaatatcttaatttgtgttccgaagatgaaggaaggtcttacgggtaaggaatgacttgagggtgagtagttAATGAcaggaatttcatttttgggtgaactaaccctttaaatattaatgaatataaGAATTGTACTATTTAATACTTATTTGTTGGTTTATTTTCCTCATTCTTTATTTTCATGCAGCATTCTGTTGGAAATGAGAGCAAGACGGCTCATCTGAAGAAGATAATCTTAGATATCAAGCAACTGACCAGAAAGATGGGGGTGTTCATTCTCGCTTTGACATTGTTCACCTTGAGTCATCTGTGGTCACATGTCCAAGCTTCGAGTCTGGTTCGGTTAAATGCAGGTCTTCGGGTAGCCAGAGGCCAGTCTGTGTTTGTCACGGCTGGTGAACTTCAGTTTCACACGGATGGGATATCTGAGGCCTGTAAGGTAGAAGTGGTGCTTACTGAGCCTGTCACACAAAGAGTGGGGAAGCTGACTCCTCAGGTAGTATCAAAACAAATCCAGATTCAGCACATTGTGCctttatatataaaacaggaaaattaattgtattgttTTCCAGGTTTTTGACTGCCAGTTCTTATCTGACGAGGTGAAATATGTACACAATGGCAGTCCTCTTCTTGAGGAGGACACGGTCATGCTGAGGGTCTACAGGTAAAACATTGTGTGGTCATTATACTTGTCCAACATCAACATTTTACGGCTGTTACTTCAATTAGGGCTTTTGAgagctgcaaaaaaaaacagtttccaAGGCCTAATGTAATTTCCATACTAAAATGCTTTTTTCTGTTCCTGTGTTCAGGTTTACAGAAACCCAGACTTTTGTTGAGACTGTGCTACTAAAGGTACATGTGGTGGAACCTCAGAGGAGCCTCACAGAGCTTGGAAGTGTTCCTCTGGTGGTTCCTGAGTTTTACAGCCTTTCCAATGCCATCAACAGTAGTGTCCTTACCTTTAAAACCCAGCCTGATGTAATCTGCACGGTACGTCTTCTCAGCCCTGAGATCAACGTCCCAATGCTTGGTCAACTGGTTGTTGAGGATCCTGAAACAATGTTAGCCACTGAGGCTGGACCAAGAAAAGGTATTACAAAATTAATAATGAaactttttaaaagattttgtcTGCCAAATCAAACTCAGTGTAACCGACAAAATTatgggtagcactttattttacagtcctgttccccatgtacataTGATGTACCTATTACAGTGATTACAATAATTGGGTAATAATGACTAGGTACTAATCCTGAACCTACCCCTACACCTTACCCCCTATAGTTACCTAATATAACCCAGTATTTCTCTTAGGTAAGTACATGTACTTTAAAATGAAGTGCAACAAAATCATGTGGTGCAAACAATGTGAGGTAAAGAAACATTGAACAGCATCCTCATGACTGTGTGTCATTTATCAAAGTCtattaacaaaaaattatttgacccttttatgacaagaaaaagtaaaaaaaaaaaaaaaaaatcatggtgtttgggaaaaaaaaaaacttttatcatgaaaaaaaagtatataatatatatatatatatatatatatatatatatatatatatatatattttttttttttttttttttaaatattgcctaaaatatatacaaaaatggCATGTGGTGCATCACcctaaaacataatttttatgaattaataattcattatatttgtaaaaaataaataaataaataaataaataaatcatcttgataatttttatttaaaaacttttgattaaaatatgttaacatGAAAATATAGAGagaacttaaaggattagtccactttaataaactaataaaagtttaataaacttttcctgctaatttactcacccccatgtcatccaagatgttcatgtctttctttcttcagtcgaaaagaaattaaggtttttgatgaaaacattccaggattattctcctaatagtggacttcactggcctccaaacagttgaaggtcaaaattacagtttcagtgcagcttcaaagggctttacacAATACCAGaggaggaataagggtcttatctagcgaaacgatcagtcattttcgaaaaaaatttaaatatatatgctttatataaacaaatgtttgccttctaagtgcttccgccaaaaccgcatttcCGTATTCTCaaaaaagtttacgctgtatgtcctacaccttccctattctacttacggaaaaaatggaactggcgctgcgttcgttccgtaagtagaatagggaaggcgtaggacatacagcgcaaGCTTTTTGGAGAATACGAAGGAGAATGCGGTTTTGGCAGAAGCACTTAGAAggtgaacatttgtttatatagagcatatacagttgtatttttttagaaaatgaccgatcgtttctctgGATAAGACcctcctcgtctggtatcgcttaaagccctttgaagctgcactgaaactgtaattttgaccttcaactgtttggaggccattgaagtccactataaggggAATAATCtgggaatgttttcatcaaatttctttttgactgaagaaagaaagacattaacatcttggatgacatgggggtgagtaaattatcaggaaaagttaatttgaaagtggactgaTCCTTTAATAGTTAAACCACATGacactttttgaaaaaaaaaaaaaaaaaaaaaattcttaaaagtggagtaaaacttttttttccaaaacCAATACATCTGTATTCAAACTTTTCAAGGACGTCACACTGGAATCACCTGCCCTGGAAATAAAGCCTGTGACCACAACACAAGGGAAATAGAGTTCTTGAAGACCGACTGCGCCGAGTTCCTCACTTCAGGTCTGAAGTACCAGCATCTCAGTCCTCCATCACCTGAGATTGATTACATCCCAATCAGGGTGGAGTTTAGGGACCAGAACTCCCGAGCATTGCTGGAGGTAAAACGGCATCAGAATCAGGCTTGTCTGAAAACATAACACAGGCCACTGAATGTTCTCCTTCCCTTTTTCTCTGTTAGACTGAGAGTATCTGGATACCTGTACTGATCCAGGGGGCCATGCAGAACCAACCCCCCCACGCTGCCTTCATGTCTACATTCATCCTGGAGGTGGATCAGTTCATCCTCACCCCCATGACCACTGCTGCCCTGGATGCCAAAGATGATGAGACCTCTCAGGCCCAACTCATCTTTAATGTGACCAAACCACCAGCAGAGGGATATATAACTCATTTGGACGATCACACTAAAACTGCATCATCCTTCTCATGGCAAGACCTGAATGAGATGAAAATCGCTTATCAGCCCCCAAACAGCAGTCACACAGCCAGGAGGAACTATGAGGTCAGTAAGAGCTGATAAACTGTTGTTCAGGAAAGTTTAAAAGgcaaatttagtttttttccctgTCAAAACATGAGATCAAAAAACATGACTAATActctatttttttatatattattacaaatatattatttctATAAAGACCCCTTTATAccagtgttgttattattaactaaaactattaaaaattgttttttgttaattgaaaataaaataaaacataaatattagatgaaaaacttaaacttgaaacacatgaatgaaaattagaaatgttgccatggcaactaactaaaataaagctgaagtactaaaattactaaaaataaaactgaaataaattaaagctaaataggaatataaaaaaataacaaaagaacataacaaaattactaaaacttacaCTAAACttaaagctaattcaaaatatgaatgaatactaatagtaaataaataatactaaaatacttCTTTATACTGTGGAAAAAGTATCATAAACATTACTATAAACCTTTAgagttttaaattttaaattcgtaatatataaatgtgtagaagtattataaaatgtttagaTTTTCTGGAAAATATGTACTTTTCAGTGACTACTTGTTGACACTgtatattttgttgttgtgtttgtttgcatCTTATctatcaaaataattaatttatatttaatatgactTCAAACCAGTGTTtcagaaagaaaaatgaaatgtcaaattccattaaaataacataaaattcagcaaaattgtattatatttatttattatttgcttTTTACTTCATTTCTTGTCTAGGTTGAGTTTCAGGCCATCGATGGCTCGTTTGTGCCGAGTCTTCCTATCTTGATGCACATCTCTATCCGCACTGCAGAGACCAACGCCCCTCGAGTCTCGTGGAATATGGGTACGTTAGCACATTTGCTGAAATAAATCATCTTCTAAATGAGAGAGTAAGGCTGAACATGTTTATCCTTACAGGCTTGGATTTGTTGGAAGGTCAATCAAGACCAATCACATGGGAGCACCTACAGGTTGTTGATAACGACAACATAGATGCCGTCACCCTGATAGCTATGGATGGCCCTCTTAATGGACACTTAAGTGTTAGAGGTAAAGGAATCTAATCTGTCACCTCTCTGAAAGTATAAGCCAATCCAAATGCAATTCCCAAGACCTTTGTCTCACTGATTTGTCATAGTAAGTGTAAACCCACTCTTTTATTCCTTCTCTATCCATGTGGTAACCATTCATCATGTGGGCATCATTCAAGAAACATATGTCCGGGTGGCCTGCATGGGTTTGCTAATCAGGTGTAAAATGCTTCGGCGACACTTTGCCAGGGGCCGTCCACCAAAGATGTCTTTAGAGCCATAGCGGCTGTCCTTCCACTCCAGCAGACTTTTGTTTGCACAGACCCTGAACGAAGCAGATTGTAAAGACTTATGGCATTTCATGCCAGATGTCCAACACAAGGACATTCCTCTTCCTTCAGACCATTATCTTAACAAGCTTTGAGAACTGTGTCTATCTGAAAAGTTTTATTCATGGGAATGTTCCAGAGTTTCAGAAGCACTGTATgaggggatagttcacccaaagaggTATTCTGaaccccccccccttttttttttcataaaatgaaagtcaatgaagtctaaaacaaaattatttagttacataaacatcttttgtgttccacagcaGCATGATGTGAGTAAcagttttttgggtgaactattcctctAAATCTTTGGTTTGTTGGAAGGAACAGGCCAAATAGCGATTTCAGGGATTGAATGGGATGTTTTGCTGTGGTAGGTTGTTTTTGTATTTCCTGGTTTGGAGGATTTCCAGGCCCATGGCCCTGTTCCTTGTGTCATTCCCTGAAAGAAGACCACCTGATCAGCAGAAGCCTCCGGCCTACTCAAACAGCAGTTCCGCTTTAAGCCAAACCCTTCATTTAATTGGTGTTTACGTTTTTAGGGTTGATGTGTTGCTTTGTGATCCCTCTGGCTGAGAATAGAATCGTTCCATAACTTTGGCTCCAAATCCACTCCAAAAGCACCTCATTTTACTACACAAAGGCTGAGCTGAACAGCAAGTTCTGGTCCAGAATGGACTGGTCTCTCTTGAGAACCTAGATGTGGATTGGGAATTGCTCACGTAGACCTCGAACTCAGGGACTCCGACCCTTGGGAAAGTCCTCAGTCAGCCTTCGGCCAAATGGAAAGCTGCCGCCCAATGTCCTCTTGCGTCAGGTATCTATATGGAGACTGTTTTTTTGGGCCTGATGCCCACAGCCACCTTTGGGCCCAATTACTTACTTGTTTCTCCATTGGACTTGTGGCCGTTTCCCCCTGATAAAGTTGCTAATTAGGTTTGCTGTGCAACCAGTCATCATTCAATCTGTCTGGTGACCTTGCCCTTCTGTCTCCCTGGCAAGCAAGAGAAACTCAGCTTCACTGTGGGCAGCAGCCATTGCCTGGGAAGGACGCcatctttctttttattttttcgcAACAGGGAGAAGCCAGAGCCAACGTTTGTGCCTTCAGGCGAAAAACAAAACTTACTTTTCACAATTGCATCGAGCTAAATGAATGAAATTGCAAATGATACAGTAGTAAAGATGGGTTTGAAAATAATTTCAGATTATATTGACTACTTGTCAACATTATTGTCAACACAAACAACTGTTTATATCCATAAAATGAAAGCAACAACAACATTCAACCCCATTTACTTTCATTCTATGGACAAAAAACACAGaatgaaaaaacactttttttcaaaaacacatttttcgaaacatcttttgtgttttacagaagaaagttaagtcatacaggtttggaaccagagttttcatttttgggtaaactatccctttaacttgaCCTGGAATTTAATTTATCAAACATTGAAACAGgcccaaacaatattttgtaaccAATCCTTTCTTATTCATCCAAAGGTGGAAAAGGCTTCATGTTTAAGGTCAAGGATCTCAGAGAGGGCGTTGTGGTCTATCATCATTCGGACAGCGACACCACCAGGGATTACATCATCTTCCGAATCACAGATGGCCGCCACAGCATCAGACACAAATTCCCCATCTATGTTCTTCCGAAAGATGACACCCCTCCTTTTTTAATCAATAACGTGGCCTTTGAGGTCCAAGAAGGTGGCATGGTTAGGGTGGAGGAGTACATGCTGATGGCCTCAGACTTGGACTCCAGCGATGACTACATTCAGTATCAGCTGATTACATTTCCCAAAGCAGGACAGCTGGTTAAAAAGTCTTCTCCACATGAACCAGGTCAGTTGGATTTAATGCCAACATGGGTTATATTTCAGTAAGTTTCAACTTATCTGAGGTGACTTACATTAGATGATGTCATGTCAACCAGGTGTCCCAGTGAAGAGCTTCCTGCAGAGGGACCTTTTTCAAGGTCTAATCTACTACAAGCACTCAGGGGAGGAAGTGTTTGAGGACTCATTTGATTTCATCCTGTCAGATGTCCATCAGCCTCCAAATCTATCGGACAGACATGTAACTTCGTATCTGTTTTCTTATTAAATTCCATTTCAGTGTGAATATTTATAACAGGAATGTTTGCTTTGTACCTCTTCAAAATAGACTGTGGTGATCCACGTGTTTCCAGTGAAGGACCAGTTGCCTGAGGAAGTTTCCGGAACGGTTCGCTCCATCACAGTGAAGGAAACCGAAGTTGTTTACATCACTCAGAACCATCTGCACTTCAGAGATACAGAGCAGTCGGATAATGACCTTATGTATGTTGTCACTCATCCTTGCTTTAGTCCAGGAAACACCAGGTATGCTTATGCATTTCCTCCCTATGACAGTAATAACgatgtgtgtatatattgtaCAGTATATTATTAAGAATATGGgtcttttcattttcattttaattctgttGTAAATTCTTGCAGGTTATCCGATGCAGGCAGGCTGTTTTATACTGACAGCACAAACTCCATGAAAAAAGATGCAATGGTTCCAGTACTTAAGTCCTTTACCCAGGTCTGAAACATGCACACAAATCACTTCCCTAAAGGCTGCATGCTATTGTAATACTCATGTTATTGTATGCTATTGTAATACATGTCTGTTTAGTAAGATGTTATCATTGTTGTCTTCTGTAGCATGCAGTGAACCACCACAAAGTGGCTTACATGCCTCCAATAGAGGATATTGGCCCTGAGCCTCTTTTTGTGCAGTTTGTGTTTTCTGTGAGTGACCAGCAGGGCGGCGCTCTTACAGGACTCACCTTCAATATCACAGTCACACCTGTTGACAACCAGGCCCCAGAAGTGAGTTGCTTACTCTTCATTTTATTAgggtttttcattttctttgttACTATGGTCCAGCATTCTCAAGAACCACCTTGTTGCTAATTAGAAATGGATAGAAAAGGTAAAGTCACAGTTATTAGAGCAGTTGAAGATTGATGAAGTTTTTACATTGGACATCATCAGGTTTTTGATGATGAAATGTCATCTGCTCTCTTTATGATGGCATTTACCTCATTCAGCTAGTTTTTACTAGCtgataatatttcacacttCATTGAAGGGTATATCTACAATCCAATGTGGAAAGTCTAGCTTAAACAAGctttaaaatcagtttttcaaacATAAATCTAAAATTCCCAAACCTTCATTCATAGATGTTCACTAACTTGCTGAGGGTCGAGGAAGGTGGCGGTAGTTTCTTGATGGAGGAGCACCTGTTGGTGCAGGATGTGGACAGTTCAGAAGATCAGCTCAGGGTACATGTGAAGACTCGACCCCAGCATGGAAGACTGGAGCTGCTGGGCACGGCACTGCTAGAGGGAGACAGCTTCAGTCTGCAGGATCTTAAAGCATTGAGGGTCaggtatgaattgaaaaaaaaattaactagaaattaattttataaaatttaaaatctgAAAAGATTTTATGATCTGttgaaattatatataacaatacCCTCTCTTTGGCGATAGATACATTCATGATGACTCTGAGACCCTGAAGGATAGCGTTGGTCTTACTATCACAGATGGAATCAACTCTGCACATGGAATGCTTTTTGTTCAGGTAATTTTCTTctgtttcaaaaaaattaaaaaaaatgtactgatAATTGTATTTCCATATaaagtcaaaccaaaatttattccgACACCTTGaacttttcattcattaatacagtttactcactatagttaaaaaaaatgtaataaaatatgacaagatctcagagttaaactgtgtcagaaaatgTCAGATAACACTGACCACGCAAAACATGGTCATGTCAAAGTGTCTGAAGAATTTTTGGTCCcatatttttatcagtttttctGGTAGTcaactgtatgaagaatttttgggaataatatgtcacagtttactttatttttctatCCTCACATACATAAATTAACtactgcacccactagtaaaaaaaaaaatatatatatatatatatatatatatatatatatatatatatatatatctagtgtctgaatgatttttggtttgactgtagcATTCTCTTATTAAAATGCATCCTTAGTGCTtcttatttgcatgttttattagaTCCTGCCCGTGAACGACGAGCCCCCACAGTTAGGCTCCAACTTGAGGGCTGAACTGTCTTGCAAAGAGGGGGGTCAGGTCCAAATTACGGTTGAGTACCTCTCTGCTACAGATGTTGACAGCGAGGACACTCGGCTAACATACATGCTTGCCAGAACACCTGCACGTGGGGTGCTACAGCGAAATGGGGTCACCGTGGACAAGTTCTCCCAGCTGGATGTGCTCAATGGGCTCATCTTCTACCTGCACACAGGTCATACCCAAGACAGGAGGCTAGTTAGTGATACTTGATACATGAAAATTAGGTGTCACTTACCGTAGGCCTGTTTCAAACTTCATGTGggtgtgctgcacatagttttaggaaaatataatgaaaatgcGCAATAAGTTAGTTTATGAGTGGTCTTTTGTAATGCTTTTATGTCATAATATTAGCAAAATATTCACctattgtttgaaaaaaaaaaagtgtgatagCTTATCAGAATCAGCctgataataatataaataataaataatatttttgtaatatttttaattatttaatatcgTCAGATATTGATGCCAGATATTTGAAACGAGCTTTAAAGAGAATATCTAATGATTGATAGTAAATtaaatgtcaattttattaATTCAATGAACATACATACACTTCCTCATTCACTAGGTGGTGAGATTGGACCAGATCCTGTCTTGGACACTGTCACTCTTATTGTGTCAGATGGAGAGGCTGGAACAATGGATGGCTGCTGCCAGGAGGATGCTGTCCCCCCACCTGTCCCCCTGCATGGCACGCTTCCGGTCTATGACCTCAACATCACTGTGATGCCTGTCAACAACCAGGTCCCAACAATAACGCTGGGTAAACATCTACCACAGGGCCTGCAGTAAATCTCTTAGTGGACAAAAGACATTTCATATACTGGCACTGCTTTGTGTTGAGGGACCGAATGGATTAAAACAAGATGCTCTCTAATCTAGATTTAATCGGCAGAGCATTTGGCTAAGGTGCAATTAATTCATCGTAATGACAATCCGCTTAAATCAAGCAACCAGGAATTTTTCGGGGCAGGTGATGGACCGCAGACTGGTGAATGAATCACTTAATCACGGTCTTACACACCCAGCTCAGGGAGTGTCACTAATGCGAGCGTTTCATTCCCCTGTACATACGTTTCGAGGCAGGGTGCTGGAGACTTCTCGCCAAGATGGGGATTTCACTCTTAATGCCAGAAACTTTGCAGTTATCAATGGAGAACAGTGACCAGAGTAAGACAATGAGCAGAAGACGGCAGCTAACTGCCGGTGGGACATTCGCAGGAAATCCTAGCATGCTTGTCTTTAGTGCATGTGGGGCGGCAGACGTACACACAGCTGTTTGGGATTATAGGGAGAGAGCAGAGCATGTGTGGTGAAAAACCACAGTAGAAAGAGATACATGTTCCCGTGAGAACAACTGGACAATAGGGACACCGAGGAAAAGACAATAGACAGTCCCACATTTGGAAAAGACGACATGTTCATTGTGTCTTCTATCCCTTTTCTCATTCAATCACAATTATAATCTCCTAATTCGGTTAATCCCCATCAGAAAAAGGAGGATTTTCCTATGTTGCCACCGTGTAGGAGATCTAGACTGGTTTGTGAGGAAAAAGTagtcatttaattaatttgcatTGAATAAAGACTGGGTTGGCATAAGAGCTTTAAGCAAAGGAACACAAGGAAAATCCAGCTCTTGCCTTGCTAAGGGACGAGTTTTATCACTTTTACTCCAGACTGGCGGTCATTAATTCCTCCCCTTGTTTCCGAGCTCTATCCAAGCACAACCTCATCAGTGCCCATTCTCCATTCATTATTTATCAGTGCAGTAAATGGAAGCAGATGCCAGTAAGCATTGGCATGATGGCTTTATCAACACCCAGGTGGCAGCGGGCTGGCCAAGAGCCGAGCGAGAGTGCAGGGGAAGAGAGGGAGTGTTAGTGAGGTGGCATAGCAGGCGTGAGGAAAAAAGGGAGCAAGGGGAGCTGCCTGTAAATTagaggaagaagaaaaatatTGGGACATGctcttgaggaaaaaaaaaataagcatgCTTCTGTGAAGGCACTTTCAGCTCACTAAAATGAGATCTCTGTAATTACTGCCAATATTACTACTTACTGTACGTTGTGCTGTATATTGTTCCGTCAGGTAACTTGTTTGTGGTAGATGAGGGTGCCAGTGCATGTCTGTGTGGGGGTGTGTTGATGGCCACTGATCCTGACAGTCATCCAGACCAGCTCATGTTTCACTTGGTGACCCCACCACAATATGGATTCCTGGAAAACACCCTTCCATCCCCTGGCTTTGAGAAAAGCAATGCAGGCCTCCAAGTGGGTCAGTGGTATTCCTGAGGCTCTGTAAACATACCCAATGACTGTGAATTATGCCAAGCAGGATATGTTCGTGTATTAACATTTTTTGTTGGCcatggaacaacattcctgtcaaACAAACATTGTCCTCTTCCTCTATCCCTAACTTCTAACTTAACATTAATCAGCGACCTTGTTTACAtgtacttaaagggatatttcgcCCGAAAATgtaaatcctgtcatcatttactcaccctcatttgtTCCAAACCatttgactttctttttttctgtaaaaacacacaaaaaagatatttggagggaaaaaaagtcatttttttccttttttgtcatatatatatatatatatatatatatatatatatatatatatatatatatatatatatatatatatatatacaatgaaagtcaatatTGTTTTGGACTGTAAAAAACTGTTCAAATCTGTTGAAATGGCATTTAAGAGATTGAGACACAGAATTTTAAGTCCCAACACCAACCCTGAGCCACTATCCTTAACTCTATTCCTAAAATCCAGGAAGATGAcctacttggcaaaatcacaatttatattttgttgtgCCATTTTTGAATGTCCTAGTATAAGTCCTTATCTTTCAGACCACTAAGTCATATTGTATAAATAAAGTTTCTTTCAGCCAGCTCCATCTCAGT
This genomic stretch from Megalobrama amblycephala isolate DHTTF-2021 linkage group LG2, ASM1881202v1, whole genome shotgun sequence harbors:
- the frem1b gene encoding FRAS1-related extracellular matrix protein 1b isoform X1; this encodes MGVFILALTLFTLSHLWSHVQASSLVRLNAGLRVARGQSVFVTAGELQFHTDGISEACKVEVVLTEPVTQRVGKLTPQVFDCQFLSDEVKYVHNGSPLLEEDTVMLRVYRFTETQTFVETVLLKVHVVEPQRSLTELGSVPLVVPEFYSLSNAINSSVLTFKTQPDVICTVRLLSPEINVPMLGQLVVEDPETMLATEAGPRKGRHTGITCPGNKACDHNTREIEFLKTDCAEFLTSGLKYQHLSPPSPEIDYIPIRVEFRDQNSRALLETESIWIPVLIQGAMQNQPPHAAFMSTFILEVDQFILTPMTTAALDAKDDETSQAQLIFNVTKPPAEGYITHLDDHTKTASSFSWQDLNEMKIAYQPPNSSHTARRNYEVEFQAIDGSFVPSLPILMHISIRTAETNAPRVSWNMGLDLLEGQSRPITWEHLQVVDNDNIDAVTLIAMDGPLNGHLSVRGGKGFMFKVKDLREGVVVYHHSDSDTTRDYIIFRITDGRHSIRHKFPIYVLPKDDTPPFLINNVAFEVQEGGMVRVEEYMLMASDLDSSDDYIQYQLITFPKAGQLVKKSSPHEPGVPVKSFLQRDLFQGLIYYKHSGEEVFEDSFDFILSDVHQPPNLSDRHTVVIHVFPVKDQLPEEVSGTVRSITVKETEVVYITQNHLHFRDTEQSDNDLMYVVTHPCFSPGNTRLSDAGRLFYTDSTNSMKKDAMVPVLKSFTQHAVNHHKVAYMPPIEDIGPEPLFVQFVFSVSDQQGGALTGLTFNITVTPVDNQAPEMFTNLLRVEEGGGSFLMEEHLLVQDVDSSEDQLRVHVKTRPQHGRLELLGTALLEGDSFSLQDLKALRVRYIHDDSETLKDSVGLTITDGINSAHGMLFVQILPVNDEPPQLGSNLRAELSCKEGGQVQITVEYLSATDVDSEDTRLTYMLARTPARGVLQRNGVTVDKFSQLDVLNGLIFYLHTGGEIGPDPVLDTVTLIVSDGEAGTMDGCCQEDAVPPPVPLHGTLPVYDLNITVMPVNNQVPTITLGNLFVVDEGASACLCGGVLMATDPDSHPDQLMFHLVTPPQYGFLENTLPSPGFEKSNAGLQVVSFSQLHLSLGFINYVQSVHQGVEPTADFFTISVSDGIQRSAPLPFYVIINPTNDETPSLLLSNFTVMEGGMKDLSPDILNAVDIDIPADTLTMTILIPPTHGTLLNGIYGLEMNRYKNLNPEVLQRTLAIQSFTLQELQQGMKIMYMHDDTETLKDAFTIQLTDGGHTVQGTACVRIIPVNDEKPWLLKNAGVEVEALEKRVISSVVLEAGDNDTPNNHILYILNAGPRFGILQLRTEAGWIDLSPGQNFTQEDVEMNRLWYTHTTVNGFKGHDRFHFVLSDGENRTPPQSFFISVRTVEKGDIALITKPVTLMEGERVILTTDILTATDSGSKPNELIYTVSVPPEHGHLHMVQIPGVPVLSFSQMDVAANRICYTHDNNRFADRDSFSFVVTNGVTSRSGTILFAVEHSDRIPPTLSINKGLELTENSMKTISSNDLKLTDPDTALENLTYVVIQSPQYGKLLLKGLPLSKPHFTQLDINNMDLAYHHLNGRAKIDRFTFQPTDGTNTGYLEYGQLKSEPAVFTIQIEIMDKTPPSILNKGIPSTVENLPDGKQGIYITFKELQASDPDSPDDTLEFTITRPPHFGYLENALTGAYIKGRFTQKDLDQKAVRYVIAADMEVTADSFEFQVTDPAGNTMLPEVMELRWSRVELSASCYHVCENAGTLAVQVVRSGNSKDPAYIGIQVEEGTAKVGKDFTHSSASLIQFDPGVNVKMWNIYLKDDGLEENHEKFDVVLKTPKNAVLGQRNKATVEIVDPRNGKCNPDDLVVEEDEKQHPFQSPPHVQEPEPPLLEEYTPDPRNGILWENYPPRGDVPYRTDFSHFSVGEPQDQEVFHSQGQRQLRILGRNRHRVSQAHMSEVNNRNQERVWRFHGLIPVRLEEKAAVPRVHSELEITPIWTWPGYAADAESVETPQRDSASFVIDSGVQQHKSQKSVSIGCPNGWTHYRMNCYVLGPGVASWSSAQHACMLLESQLSSIHSKADMKWIWKFAGKQSFWIGLTGGPKQWSWTDGKPLTFSRLRKDHTSSACVLAQSQKIWIPQSCTDGSEHRYVCSAPAQIS